The following coding sequences lie in one Asterias amurensis chromosome 18, ASM3211899v1 genomic window:
- the LOC139950901 gene encoding uncharacterized protein, which yields MKITISTVTLLLGILQVPFMVAKTAVSPDPEMTCNSCCQGPAGIPGIPGSNGNHGQGLVGSPGEVGQPGAKGDMGSDGLVGEPGAKGDTGLKGDQGVGQPGKQGPQGLPGMNGLSGERGEPGPAGQTGEAGEPGGNGDIGSDGLVGAPGAKGDHGLKGEQGVGQQGRKGPRGLPGMNGLKGERGEPGPAGQTGEAGECSTRRSAFTAVRYSEFSPSSDYDPLPFEELLFSEEGTDFNLDYGTFTCNVPGVYVLMFSVHKSSTAVRNLNLTYKHTETFKCFRQRFK from the coding sequence ATGAAGATTACCATATCAACAGTGACCCTTCTTCTTGGTATTTTGCAAGTTCCGTTCATGGTGGCTAAAACAGCAGTTTCACCTGATCCGGAGATGACGTGTAACTCCTGCTgccagggcccagccggtataccggGAATTCCCGGGTCAaatgggaaccatggtcaaggGCTTGTAGGGTCccctggtgaggtaggtcaacccggggCTAAAGGAGACATGGGGTCAGATGGACTAGttggtgagccaggcgctaaaggggatacTGGACTTAAGGGAGAtcaaggagtcggtcaaccagggaaacaaggacctcaaggtctgcctgggatgaatggtctgagtggggagagaggtgaacctggaccagctggacagactggtgaagcaggtgagcccgggggaaatggagacatcgggtcagatggactggttggtgcgccaggcgctaaaggggatcatggactgaagggagagcaaggagtcggtcaacagGGCAGAAAAGGACCTCGAGGTTtgcctgggatgaatggtttgaagggggagagaggtgaacctggaccagctggacagactggtgaagcaggtgaatgtagtacgcgacggtctgccttcactgcagtgaggTATAGTGAGTTCTCCCCTTCATCCGACTATGATcctctgccctttgaagagttattgttttcagaggaagggactgatttcaacttggattacggcacgtttacgtgtaatgtgcctggggtatacgtattgatgttctcagtcCATAAATCATCAACTGCTGTACGAAATCTAAATCTAACATACAAACACACGGAaacgtttaaatgttttagacaacgatttaaataa
- the LOC139950902 gene encoding uncharacterized protein, producing the protein MALAEPGTDEVITQFDVYYYSVTLTSNTETITNTEIAIVPDGSSFDEDVWGIWWPVHRYFFGALFLLLSIYALYATILRVMNNRRRDGIRSRKAVQPVFTCINLLVFVLGSSNAIMLFLDPYLKYQRIPVLAAVILFNMPYPCMTSAFSLVLWVLLSISKMRISKSAKLRSACFLSAVIASHFILVLLACFVFVFYKSVLILGVLCHGFFVGWGVLLSVTYIYSARKILSVAKKNRKELQDISMRDGSITTNGGSKVSHTFPKRLSAIFARSMKRPNSASNKTSIYSISRNQSSPKMPPNNPTVTVGPDCRTCLPVIDDISSDSKVNQEQIQINDTMTSQSMMTASEELSNSETKTRDTEEQSVANQTKMERTDEHYLSTTGSSILTAASTNPLDKNKDGAGNNITALKKNHSVPSDAKQNRSKRKLAGKMSSPNRPQVTQKVFRIASLTAALGLTSSCLGLYGILGLMVAGPDEQPPPWGWYFYQSCARYMCFQ; encoded by the exons ATGGCGCTTGCAGAACCAGGAACTGATGAAGTCATAACGCAGTTTGATGTATATTATTATAGTGTCACGTTAACATCAAATACTGAAACCATAACCAACACTGAGATAGCTATAGTTCCAGATGGATCGTCTTTTGATGAAGACGTATGGGGCATCTGGTGGCCAGTTCACCGGTACTTTTTTGGCGCGCTTTTTCTGTTGCTAAGCATTTACGCTTTGTATGCCACCATTTTGCGTGTGATGAATAACAGGCGTCGAGATGGCATTAGATCAAGGAAGGCTGTCCAACCTGTGTTTACATGCATCAATTTACTGGTGTTTGTCCTCGGATCAAGTAACGCTATCATGTTGTTTCTGGATCCCTATCTAAAATATCAACGAATTCCAGTTCTGGCCGCTGTCATACTTTTTAACATGCCTTACCCGTGTATGACGTCAGCCTTTTCTCTGGTCTTGTGGGTTCTGTTATCTATTTCAAAGATGCGCATAAGCAAATCAGCTAAATTGCGCAGTGCTTGTTTCTTGTCGGCTGTTATAGCTTCTCATTTCATTCTGGTACTTTTGGCTTGCTTTGTCTTTGTGTTCTATAAAAGTGTTCTGATCCTTGGAGTTTTGTGTCACGGTTTCTTTGTAGGGTGGGGTGTTTTGTTAAGCGTGACCTACATTTACAGCGCTAGGAAAATATTGAGTGTTGCCAAAAAGAATAGAAAAGAACTGCAAGATATATCAATGCGCGACGGTTCAATCACGACAAATGGTGGCTCCAAAGTGTCGCACACATTCCCAAAACGATTGTCTGCTATAtttgcaagaagtatgaaaagACCAAATAGCGCATCTAACAAAACGAGCATTTATTCGATTAGTCGAAACCAGTCAAGTCCAAAAATGCCCCCAAATAACCCAACCGTCACCGTAGGTCCTGATTGTAGAACTTGCCTACCCGTCATTGATGACATCAGTAGTGATTCTAAAGTCAACCAGGAGCAGATTCAAATCAACGACACTATGACGTCACAAAGTATGATGACAGCTTCAGAAGAATTGAGCAACTCCGAGACAAAGACACGTGACACGGAAGAGCAGAGTGTTGCCAATCAAACTAAAATGGAAAGAACGGATGAACATTACCTGTCAACCACCGGCTCTTCTATCCTCACTGCCGCTTCTACAAACCCTCTGGATAAAAACAAAGATGGCGCTGGTAACAACATTACTGCGCTGAAAAAGAATCATTCTGTACCATCTGATGCCAAACAGAATAGGAGCAAACGGAAGCTTGCTGGCAAGATGTCAAGTCCTAATAGACCACAAGTCACccaaaag GTGTTTCGCATAGCATCTCTCACGGCAGCGTTAGGGTTAACGTCTTCATGTCTAGGGTTGTATGGCATTCTTGGACTTATGGTGGCTGGTCCCGACGAACAGCCCCCACCGTGGGGATGGTACTTCTACCAGTCGTGTGCAAGGTACATGTGTTTTCAATAG